The proteins below come from a single Drosophila teissieri strain GT53w chromosome 3L, Prin_Dtei_1.1, whole genome shotgun sequence genomic window:
- the LOC122615793 gene encoding uncharacterized protein LOC122615793 isoform X2, whose protein sequence is MNANKRRSSLRKAPTKEDETTTTSAIKQQIKRRISFSGKKSVREFVNTKETNNWDDSYEVSENHAEDSSGSKCAVGSASVAKVPESADKENIPLRSICERERVDLSVNLQNSVDFTLLPYEMMDKSRKTTSFAVSFCVSSEERKLLQSSLSDRHLGDKTMDLMSGSLVNRIQIPASVCDESSFKLPPKEREKGAYTPAVKAVSDSFMDITPLGFTDPTPAAPASAAPAPVSAPALVTTLYPPTQQSSMELEDDSIVREMREFTKNQTKTPAQKSLFIDIEETKNKTHGATGGVLLPLNAVSNDRDRSPSNSFESLNSTMNFTRDESMLIPFDMISGKNISKKINFRQLNEDLEAGKIQIFPNGPKTPTTDRKDNKNRFWRGLEQERTEDRSPKNDIRSIVPRGTLNFSENMTLSPTKTSPVRKDNEQLKVVDEKQKYRLSQADEMMLDNTNFLAHARLGDETQSRNTSKNSTRRETTYENPELNLEYPTISQDFQPIPSSKPRKTDFIAEEMQMSQIDYSAIPELKTVPTRRTLHLNESMDHEATKSTYVRKEISVTTQETIYEKSSSNEQNTNQKHIGWAFTKTKRRETLLMQESMEEDIISPLKDLHLKPNAAPRETGQSEVDHTLYLAEALKETFLNQSKILPIKNVSPRNNEFKARKTLLLEEPMEEEMSSKVVHNSKRKTLHLAEPLNEEEFISDKHIPMKEFELKKNKSKGRQTLLLEEPMEEEIFLSNKRNKAGPLEFSQLNQGKSFASKKNSNARQTLLVEEPMEEDSECNSKDPQIYNNAKPGEDDINKITKSRQTLLMSEPIEEDMCLPLLKNKSTVTQKTIDKLSEQQRTKSRHTQLFSEPIEEEHIQEHLAAGRENGPARQQRFKPRQTLIMAEPIEEDVGEPGAKSLAKMVHSNTTGSSTSKGRHTLLMSEPIEEELTNDPLNEEKKKNTSTNGTLMSRRTILMAEPIEEESNTSVADKIGQSHYKSNRTGFLKESSDEMVFENARQPTKPRQTLLMAEPIQEDVFNQSKEQPKPHPVSKGKITREHSRRHTLINAEPIEEDLDLRKPLENSKELSLTARIIQSFAEPIENAIFSITDQISKHPFPESAQTLSKAERLQKYSEPANNLHQKPRNTLISHDSIQADLRAGKENPSVGPLRSRCRQTLTMAEPIEEDMSIHSVAEQNNPNESHFEAINVQQSGGLRNISAKTRKTSHIPVPIEEDYVPYPQHNESKTVIKGRTTLFSSESMADVSAQHTGNSKIKSMGSKVSAEPITEDLASKRPQLSQTVEVTLPRESQVPVAPSSRRHTVLLSEPMEEDERSFGHNYPPSERQISKKSEKPKGNINSPNESVQKEEMGTSPSARTHQSMAMSESMDFQSPAFRSRGPDFNAMTPGMSLTEFMDQEEICKTPIHKRVLMTSHRKKLSMYQPVPIDLEGDACGFGTPKNPCQLKRLPTHLTPNLPESKKRHTHLLTNRNIDTEMEDEQDGAWGTTNIQMNSRTNKLRRTFTVEQLDASVQPVRGYNPVVTELDKQGGLDMLVLPRKSAYDMDLEEKPITISDVNNFFQEQKEEQRKSSERESGSSNDRTFKSYAATNSKFINLTGNTTIFAAAGVLGGEVKEQPHQLDNEQLSLVSTLAEETDDDDEEDEEQEQDKHHLKSEICEGQLNPMVKAGSEGCCRKCANCNQTLSETRLSSDSFILPPQKLWDFSRQQQRLRNIRQKPSWKDVNRYWEIEEEARLSRNQDSDDSMEQTRVEEEPTKWNKAALLEMCKIQTGQHKAIAKPPESFFTRLKRLLVEQQPNWIFDYQRKVSQQLIFYHQQLTTFRIVVNYQIEDLVDESTISVCSIELDNEVPTPKEQWSSREHFLNFHLSLRLPLNPADEIDGSDETAFLKFLSGIDRTIAKVKQQFHNVLALLAQKRAMLLSKSNYCQKDSTKMHRAGTRCASREDQFPY, encoded by the exons ATGAACGCAAACAAACGCAGAAGTTCG TTGCGCAAGGCGCCGACCAAAGAAGATGAGACGACCACAACATCCGCGATCAAACAACAAATCAAGCGACGCATCAGTTTCAGTGGCAAAAAATCCGTCAG GGAATTTGTCAACACCAAGGAGACCAACAACTGGGACGACTCATACGAGGTGTCGGAGAACCATGCTGAGGACAGCTCGGGATCGAAATGCGCAGTAGGATCAGCTTCAGTTGCAAAGGTTCCCGAATCTGCCGACAAGGAGAACATTCCCTTGCGCAGCATTTGTGAGCGGGAGCGTGTCGACCTGTCCGTGAATCTTCAGAACAGCGTTGATTTCACGCTGTTGCCTTACGAAATGATGGACAAATCCAGGAAGACCACCTCCTTCGCTGTATCCTTTTGTGTGTCCTCCGAGGAGCGAAAACTGTTGCAAAGCAGTCTCAGCGACCGCCATTTGGGGGACAAGACCATGGATCTGATGTCTGGATCTCTCGTTAACCGCATTCAAATCCCGGCTAGCGTTTGTGACGAATCCTCCTTCAAATTGCCAcccaaagagagagagaaggggGCATACACGCCAGCGGTCAAGGCTGTGAGTGACTCCTTCATGGACATCACGCCATTGGGATTTACTGATCCTACTCCAGccgctcctgcttctgctgctcccgctccgGTTTCCGCTCCAGCTCTTGTTACAACTCTGTATCCTCCAACTCAGCAAAGTTCAATGGAGCTGGAAGACGACAGCATTGTGAGGGAGATGCGTGAGTTTACCAAAAACCAGACAAAAACACCGGCGCAGAAATCGCTTTTCATAGATATAGAGGAAACCAAGAATAAAACACATGGAGCAACTGGAGGTGTATTACTCCCATTAAATG cAGTTTCCAATGACCGAGATCGTTCGCCATCAAACTCATTTGAGAGCCTTAACAGCACCATGAACTTTACGAGAGATGAGTCCATGCTGATACCATTCGACATGATTTCGGGGAAAAACATAAGCAAAAAAATCAACTTCCGTCAACTCAACGAAGACCTAGAGGCGGGTAAGATCCAGATTTTTCCAAATGGGCCAAAAACGCCGACAACGGATCGTAAGGAcaataaaaatagattttgGCGTGGCCTGGAACAGGAAAGAACAGAAGATAGAAGTCCAAAGAATGATATAAGGAGCATAGTGCCACGAGGAACGTTAAATTTCAGTGAGAACATGACCTTGTCGCCGACGAAAACAAGTCCAGTTCGAAAGGACAACGAGCAACTGAAGGTGGTGGATGAGAAGCAAAAGTATCGACTGTCCCAGGCGGATGAGATGATGCTTGACAATACAAACTTCTTGGCTCATGCCAGACTGGGCGACGAAACCCAGTCGAGAAATACGTCAAAGAACTCGACGAGGAGGGAGACTACTTACGAAAACCCGGAATTGAATTTGGAATATCCTACGATAAGCCAAGACTTTCAACCGATTCCGAGTTCCAAGCCTCGTAAGACTGATTTTATAGCTGAAGAAATGCAGATGAGTCAGATAGATTATTCTGCTATTCCTGAATTAAAAACTGTTCCCACACGACGCACCTTGCATCTCAATGAATCCATGGATCATGAAGCTACGAAGTCTACGTACGTGAGGAAGGAGATTTCGGTTACAACGCAGGAGACTATCTACGAAAAATCCAGTAGCAACGAGCAGAACACCAATCAAAAACACATCGGTTGGGCCTTCACTAAAACCAAACGCAGGGAGACGCTCTTGATGCAAGAAAGTATGGAGGAGGACATCATAAGTCCTCTCAAGGATTTACATTTAAAGCCCAACGCGGCTCCCCGGGAAACAGGTCAATCCGAAGTAGACCATACACTTTATTTAGCCGAAGCACTGAAAGAAACGTTCTTAAACCAAAGTAAAATTTTAcctattaaaaatgtttcccCTAGAAATAACGAATTCAAAGCGAGGAAAACCCTGCTTTTAGAGGAACCCATGGAAGAGGAAATGAGTAGTAAAGTCGTTCACAATTCCAAAAGAAAAACTCTGCACTTAGCGGAACCTCTGAATGAGGAGGAATTCATTTCAGACAAGCACATACCAATGAAAGAATTTGagcttaaaaaaaacaaatccaaGGGTCGGCAAACTCTTCTGTTAGAAGAGCCTATGGAAGAGGAAATATTTCTTAGTAACAAAAGAAACAAGGCAGGACCTCTGGAATTCAGTCAACTAAACCAAGGCAAAAGTTTCGCatcgaaaaaaaattccaATGCTAGGCAAACTCTCCTGGTCGAAGAACCAATGGAGGAGGACTCCGAATGTAACAGTAAAGATccacaaatttataataatgcCAAACCTGGAGAGGACGACATAAATAAGATAACCAAGTCCAGACAAACTCTTCTTATGTCAGAACCCATAGAGGAGGATATGTGTCTTCCACTGCTAAAGAATAAGTCAACAGTGacacaaaaaacaatagaTAAATTATCTGAGCAGCAGCGAACGAAATCGAGGCACACTCAATTATTCTCTGAGCCCATTGAAGAAGAACATATTCAGGAGCACCTGGCAGCAGGAAGGGAAAATGGTCCAGCTAGACAACAAAGATTCAAGCCAAGGCAAACGCTCATCATGGCAGAACCCATTGAAGAAGATGTTGGAGAGCCGGGAGCTAAGTCACTTGCGAAAATGGTGCACAGCAACACCACAGGTTCGTCAACTTCCAAAGGAAGACACACTCTTCTGATGTCCGAACCAATTGAAGAAGAATTAACTAACGACCCGCTCAacgaagagaaaaaaaagaataccAGCACCAATGGGACCCTAATGTCGAGACGGACCATTCTGATGGCGGAACCGATAGAAGAAGAGAGTAATACGTCTGTCGCTGACAAAATCGGCCAATCTCATTATAAATCTAACCGTACGGGATTTTTGAAAGAATCCTCTGACGAAATGGTATTCGAAAACGCTCGCCAGCCAACCAAACCGCGTCAGACTCTGCTGATGGCAGAGCCTATACAGGAAGATGTGTTCAATCAGTCAAAGGAACAGCCGAAGCCACATCCTGTTTCTAAAGGTAAGATCACTCGGGAGCACTCAAGACGCCACACGCTGATAAATGCTGAACCCATTGAAGAGGATTTGGACTTACGTAAACCGCTGGAAAATTCTAAGGAGTTATCTTTAACTGCCAGAATTATTCAATCATTCGCGGAACCCATTGAAAATGCTATATTTTCTATTACTGATCAAATATCTAAACATCCATTTCCCGAGTCGGCTCAAACTCTTTCTAAGGCAGAGcgtttacaaaaatattcgGAACCCGCAAACAACCTCCACCAGAAGCCGAGAAACACCCTTATCTCGCATGATTCTATTCAGGCGGATTTGAGAGCCGGAAAGGAAAACCCTTCAGTTGGACCTCTGAGATCTAGATGCAGACAGACCCTTACCATGGCAGAGCCCATCGAAGAAGATATGAGTATCCACAGTGTGGCCGAGCAAAATAACCCCAATGAATCACATTTTGAAGCTATAAATGTACAACAGTCTGGTGGATTGAGGAATATATCTgccaaaacaagaaaaacctcGCATATACCGGTGCCCATTGAGGAGGATTATGTTCCATACCCACAGCATAATGAATCTAAAACGGTGATCAAGGGCAGAACTACGCTGTTTTCGTCTGAGTCCATGGCAGATGTATCCGCTCAACATACTGGAAATtcgaaaattaaatcaatggGTTCAAAGGTATCAGCGGAGCCCATCACGGAGGATTTGGCCTCCAAAAGGCCCCAGTTGTCACAAACCGTGGAGGTGACTTTACCCAGAGAGAGCCAGGTTCCTGTGGCTCCGTCATCCAGAAGACATACAGTACTGTTATCAGAACCCATGGAAGAGGATGAGCGGAGTTTTGGTCATAACTACCCCCCAAGTGAACGACAAATTTctaaaaaatcagaaaaaccAAAAGGAAATATCAATTCACCCAACGAGTCTGTGCAAAAGGAAGAGATGGGCACTTCTCCCAGTGCTAGGACCCATCAATCCATGGCTATGTCTGAATCAATGGACTTCCAAAGTCCGGCATTCAGGTCGAGGGGTCCGGACTTCAACGCAATGACTCCGGGAATGTCGTTGACTGAATTTATGGATCAGGAGGAGATATGCAAAACCCCGATTCACAAGAGAGTGCTCATGACTTCTCATCGCAAAAAATTGTCCATGTACCAACCAGTTCCAATAGACCTTGAGGGAGATGCCTGCGGCTTTGGCACTCCGAAAAATCCCTGTCAACTAAAGCGCCTACCCACGCATCTCACGCCAAATCTTCCAGAGTCCAAGAAGCGACACACGCATTTGCTTACGAATCGCAACATTGATACCGAAATGGAGGACGAACAGGATGGTGCTTGGGGAACGACGAACATTCAGATGAATTCACGGACAAATAAACTACGCAGGACCTTTACAGTAGAGCAGTTGGATGCGTCGGTGCAGCCAGTTAGGGGCTATAATCCTGTTGTAACTGAATTGGACAAACAGGGCGGTCTTGATATGCTAGTGCTGCCACGAAAATCAGCATATGACATGGATCTGGAGGAGAAACCCATAACTATCTCCGATGTGAACAATTTCTTCCAGGAACAAAAGGAGGAGCAGCGCAAGTCTAGCGAAAGGGAGAGCGGCAGCTCCAACGATAGAACCTTCAAGAGCTACGCCGCAACGAACTCAAAATTCATCAATCTGACCGGGAACACCACAATATTTGCAGCCGCAGGAGTTTTGGGTGGGGAAGTTAAAGAGCAGCCCCACCAGTTAGACAACGAGCAGCTAAGTCTGGTTTCCACGCTGGCGGAGGAAACagacgatgatgacgaggaggacgaggagcaaGAACAAGACAAGCATCACTTAAAATCTGAAATCTGCGAAGGTCAGCTTAATCCAATGGTAAAAGCTGGCAGCGAAGGCTGCTGCAGAAAGTGTGCGAATTGCAATCAAACTTTAAGCGAGACGAGGCTTAGTAGCGATTCATTTATCCTGCCACCCCAGAAATTGTGGGACTTTTcaaggcaacagcaacggctGCGCAACATAAGACAGAAACCGTCTTGGAAGGATGTAAACCGTTACTGGGAGATCGAGGAGGAGGCTCGGCTGTCCAGGAACCAGGACTCTGACGATTCAATGGAGCAGACCAgggtggaggaggagccaACCAAGTGGAACAAAGCGGCGCTTCTAGAAATGTGCAAGAT ACAAACTGGTCAACATAAGGCCATAGCCAAACCCCCGGAATCTTTCTTTACACGACTCAAACGTTTGCTGGTCGAACAGCAGCCCAACTGGATATTCGACTACCAACGTAAAGTGTCCCAGCAATTGATATTTTACCACCAACAGCTGACCACGTTCCGAATCGTGGTAAACTACCAAATTGAAGACTTGGTGGATGAGTCGACCATTAGCGTGTGTTCCATTGAATTAGACAATGAGGTGCCCACTCCAAAGGAACAATGGTCATCGCGTGAACACTTTTTAAACTTCCACTTAAGTCTCAGGCTGCCCCTGAATCCTGCTGACGAGATCGATGGCAGTGATGAGACagcttttttaaaatttctcaGCGGCATTGATCGGACAATTGCAAAGGTCAAGCAACAGTTTCACAATGTTTTAGCCCTTCTAGCACAGAAAAGGGCGATGCTTTTAAG CAAATCGAACTATTGTCAGAAAGATAGTACGAAAATGCATCGAGCAGGAACCCGTTGTGCGTCTCGAGAAGATCAGTTTCCTTATTGA